A window from Dioscorea cayenensis subsp. rotundata cultivar TDr96_F1 chromosome 10, TDr96_F1_v2_PseudoChromosome.rev07_lg8_w22 25.fasta, whole genome shotgun sequence encodes these proteins:
- the LOC120270703 gene encoding uncharacterized protein LOC120270703 produces MGGKQSKEAERRSETSSPDPVIPKKNDAESQATPPKEQLQTNASSTAVATSPLEAAVHEESQAQDKGQPNIVQTEVHQPDFKPALPPPPAGIDKFPNVTGPDTSASRRQDQNPHNYNNNNDGIVPPQQNFHQPDQHGWDHMARRDSRSNWMFDHNCPYPYNRDQEFYPVPPHTHGDQYHGQDQYWPRNDHIGRQHPLRDGREYLTDDAIQNREKRSSSSGDKQSGTLVYDNIVICEDPSKVVMGIRNSAGGKSWWQGQWEPCHQIGSLSAPEFLLMLNC; encoded by the exons ATG GGAGGCAAGCAATCAAAGGAAGCAGAGCGCAGGAGCGAGACTAGTTCTCCAGACCCAGTTATTCCAAAGAAAAATGATGCAGAATCCCAAGCAACACCACCCAAGGAGCAGCTACAGACCAACGCGTCGTCAACGGCAGTAGCTACATCTCCTTTAGAGGCAGCGGTGCACGAAGAATCACAAGCCCAGGATAAGggtcag CCAAACATAGTCCAAACTGAAGTGCACCAGCCTGATTTTAAACCAGCTTTACCACCGCCACCAGCTGGTATTGACAAATTTCCAAATGTCACGGGACCAGATACTTCAGCTTCAAGAAGACAGGATCAAAatccacataattataataataataatgatggtATCGTCCCACCTCAACAGAATTTCCATCAACCTGATCAACATGGCTGGGATCATATGGCAAGAAGAGATTCAAGGAGCAACTGGATGTTTGACCACAACTGCCCCTACCCCTACAACCGTGATCAGGAGTTTTACCCTGTGCCCCCTCATACCCATGGTGATCAGTACCATGGACAAGATCAGTATTGGCCTAGAAATGATCATATTGGCAGACAACACCCACTTAGAGATGGACGTGAATATCTTACTGATGATGCCATTCAAAATAGAGAGAAGCGGTCATCCTCATCTGGGGATAAACAGAGTGGCACTCTTGTTTATGATAACATTGTCATCTGTGAAGACCCATCCAAAGTGGTGATGGGAATAAGGAATTCCGCTGGTGGAAAAAGTTGGTGGCAGGGTCAGTGGGAACCGTGTCATCAGATAGGCTCCCTCTCCGCACCAGAATTTCTTCTGATGTTAAATtgttga
- the LOC120270664 gene encoding uncharacterized protein LOC120270664 produces the protein MECDRSCRPHRPCGVRGCPYMGDVQVGVDNRACGDLGIDVTDNDIIRGSGRVRMGVGNDTGRDNYARIYENRVLDADVNVDMGVGNTAGCDSRMEVYRNTVTGGRRGTNVRVGAANDARRDNDMRVFCNNVEGAEDDVDIGVGNTAGRDNFMDVDNNDIRGARGGVRMGVGNQAGRDNKARVSGNIVRR, from the exons ATG GAGTGCGACCGGTCATGCCGTCCCCACCGGCCCTGCGGCGTCAGGGGCTGCCCTTACATGGGAGACGTCCAGGTCGGGGTTGACAACCGCGCATGCGGAGACTTGGGAATAGATGTCACCGACAATGACATCATAAGGGGTAGTGGTAGAGTTCGTATGGGTGTAGGTAACGACACCGGCCGTGACAACTATGCCCGTATCTACGAGAACCGAGTCTTGGACGCCGACGTGAACGTCGATATGGGCGTAGGCAACACCGCCGGCTGCGACAGCCGCATGGAGGTGTATAGGAATACCGTGACGGGTGGTCGCCGGGGTACCAACGTGCGTGTTGGAGCAGCCAACGATGCACGTCGGGACAACGACATGCGCGTCTTCTGCAACAACGTGGAGGGCGCTGAAGACGATGTGGATATTGGCGTCGGGAACACGGCGGGCAGGGACAACTTCATGGATGTCGACAACAACGATATCCGTGGCGCGCGCGGAGGAGttcgcatgggcgtggggaacCAGGCCGGCAGGGACAACAAGGCCCGAGTGTCCGGGAACATAGTCAGGCGTTAG